The following is a genomic window from Bombina bombina isolate aBomBom1 chromosome 3, aBomBom1.pri, whole genome shotgun sequence.
ctggctattttaatatatGCACTGCTTCtctatgcttttcaatagcagtcacatgactggaaaaaaaaggttgttattctgaaacggtgtaaattgaaccgttgtaaaatgagggccacctgtatataaataaataaatatatatttagaaatacatagaatatagtctactatgtgcagaacactggaatgtgaaatatttacagtacacacagaatataacacaattaaaaatgtatattgcataaatttgctttaacatgttttcatctactttactgcaaagggctccaatgcacatgtatttgtgtttatatgtctatatatgtatttgtgtttatttgtgtatatatgtctatatatgtatttgtgtttatatgtctatatatgtctatatatgtatttgcgtttatttgtgaatatatgtctataaatacatatgtacacacacacatatacatagctagtcatatatatgtatgtatctcaatgttaaatccccttgcctgcctttttttcctaacacctgagaccttatatttttgagacctttttttgaaaaacattttacaaaaatagtgttattatgagttattgtactttgtaatttatattttatgtatttgtgaGGAACTTTAACTTGAATTTCACTCAAGTGatcgggtttactttcaacttgtaatatcagtgaaatATAACCTGTGCGCAAATGATCGAGAAACCccaatatcgcttgcacacaaatgttttctctccacttgtaatctggcccattatcggAATCCtcttgaaaatttaatttgactttCTCTTTaagccattccccccccccccccccccccctgcatctcAAATAGGGTATTTTAAAATAGGACCGGTTTGAATGCTTCCTTATTAAACTACTTTTAGTTTGCATGCATGCAGTACGGCTGTGTCCCAGGCAAATACAATCAGGATAGCAGTGCTGTGTGTTGTGCCAGAGCTGAGAAAGACGCCCTTAACAACAAGTTTGCGTTATCCCTGGTGATCACTTGTGCATAAACATTATTTTCCTAGTAACTCCAACACCAGATTAAAtgcattttaatgtaaaaaataaacacgATCTTGGTTCaggattttgttttaaaataaaaaaaaatgcgctatttttagattgttttttaccTTTGGAAAAGAGCGTATCACAGTCAAAATTGTACTCCAATTCAGGATGCAGCTAGTGATTGGAGCATAACTGTGTATATCTATACTTGACTGGCTCACTGGTTATATCCTTTGCAGTGGCACATGGTCCCACAAGGTGCATAACCCTGTTTTCTGAACTAAACACTTAGTAAAATAATTTACCTTGTAAATTAGGCTGACCatgttgccgctttaagaaggaacacatatgaaaattacatatgtcagggttcttatacaaaacatttctttaaacagccctgacatatgtatttttcatatgtgtccctttttaaagcggcaatatggtcagcctattgtAAATACAATGCTTTGCAGCATTTTATTTACACTGCAGCAttactttaaataacaaaacagaAGCAAAaaagcttttaaatgtatttgtttctcTCTTACATGTTAGCAGATTTTTAAGTTATATTTCCCTTTAAGAAAGATGAaggcctgaaatgcaagtctgtcaaaagatctgagataagggggcagtctgcagaggcttagatacaagataattacagaggtaataagtatatttctataacagtgttagctaagcaaacctggggaatggtaaataaagggataatctatctttttaaacaataaaaagtttggactttactgtccctttaaagggacattgtaatttaaaaatgtgtatccctttaaagggacattgtaatttaaaaatgtgtatccctttaaagggacagtctactccagaatttttattgtttaaaaagatagaaaatccctttattacccagttttgcataaccaatatggttatattaatatactttttacctctgatcttGTATCATGCAAAAAATGTGCATGTACTACACTCCCTAATAAGACAAAAGGCTAAGTTTGTAACCTAGGTTCAAAAAGTTGTATCTAATTGGATCATAGAggactgcctatgctgctaggcacGCCCCAAGCCAATCCTTACCTTATTTAAAGGGGGtagctgcaggacgccatatatgGTAGGATGTTGCATGCCTTCCTAACAATGTTAGAGCTCAGCAAGTTTAGGATGGAATGGAACGTACCAACGGCGAAGGGGTTATTCATCATAAATTAATTAGTGTAGCCACAACATTATTGTATTGAAGAAGTGATCATTGGGACATAACATTCTTGTTGCAAACAGGTGTCTGGATACTCTAAAAATCTATTGTTACTGATATTTTTAAGACTAGAGAGACAAAAAATGAAtaccttcattttttatttttttttggctacGTTATTTACACCTTAAAAGGAATCGTTCACCCAAAAATCTTGTGCCCTTTAGTTTGTTCAAAATTATCCATTTTAACAGCTGGagtaaattaaattgtttacaagtatctcctttacccttatttctgcatttaaaatagctaatttagcctgtggtatccccacctatactgaacgtttctagacttaaagtgatggtaaattaaacacacacaaagttaaaaaaaaacgtaCTTTAGTAATTTATATATAACTGCTACTTTGCTACTGTACGCTCTGGAAACCCCACACTAAGACCTTTTTGCTCTTGTCCAATCAAAATTGTGGCATTTCATTTAAATGTGTTACCAACGTCATGCGCAAaagatcctgttttttttttttttttacattgaaacatCCCAAAATACCACGATTTGGATTGGACAATGTCGGGGCATGCAGTAGCAGTTATATATATAAGTTACTAAAGTAAGATTTAAATGTGTATTTTCATCCATGaaactaatattttttaaattttacattgcaAAGCAAaagaataaaaggtttttaatttaccatcactttaaaaggacagtcaaataCCAAAattgttataattaaaaaaaaaaaaaaagataaataataccttattacccattccccagttttacataatcaacattgttatattaatatactttataaaattgttacctctaaatttctgcctgtttctaagccactacatacagcctcttatcacatgctattttaATTAGCTTTTAACAACAAGAGTCTGCTAATCCACGTGGGacatagataagattgtgctctctcctgtgggttgtggatgacactgcagtaATTGGCTAAGattcaaatcaatagataataaataaccatgtgattagggggctgtcaaaatatgcttagatacaaggtaatcagaggtaaaaagtatattaatataacaatgttggctgtgggaaactggggaatgggtaataaatgaattatctatctttttaaacaataacaattttgaagttgactgtccctttatagtacaggctatgtaaacacagccagctgaagaaataaactaaaattaTAATTGTTctctttaaagtgacactgaacccaaattttttcttttgtgattcagatagagcatgcaattttaagcaactttctaatttactcctattatcaatttttcttcgttctcttgctttctttatttgaaaaagacgacagctaagctaaggagtcagccaatttgtggttcagatccatggacagcacttgtttattggtgctgtccaatcagcaaggacaaccaggttgttcatcaaaaatgggccggcatctaaacttaaattcttgcttttcaaataaagataccaagagaataaagaaaatttgacaataggagtaaattagaaagatgcttaaaattgcatgctctatctgaatcatgaaagaaaaaatttgggtacagtgtcccttttaagtatttggctttggtttacaaacatatataaaagttaaagggacagtaaataccagaattgttgttgtttaaaaatgtagataatcccgttattacccattccccagttttgcataaccaacacagttataataaaattatttttacctctgtaaattatcttgtatctgagcctctgcaaactgcccccttattttagttcttttgacagatttgcatttttagccaatcagtgctgactcctaggagcttcacgtgcctgagctcaatgttatctatgtgaaacacatgaactaacgccctctagtggtgaaaaactgtcaaaatgctttcagattagagacggccttcaaggtctaagaaattagcatatgaacctcctaggtttagctttcaactaagaataccaagagaacaaagcaaaattggtaataaaagtaaattggaaagttgtttataattacatgtcctatttaaaccatgaatgcttatttttgacttgactgtccctttaaggaaacaagtgtgtgtgtgtgtgtgtgtgtgtgtgtgtgtgtgtgtgtgtgtaataacataATGAGAGATAATTTTACCCGCaagctcaacctattgtaataggctgtggtttcaaagcacaaaacctgcaatttcatgcacacaaataaacctgaaaatgcaatttctcatacattgtatactctgcagctggtataacaaggtcATTGGAAatgcaattttacagtatactgtcattTTAATCTCTTTATGTGAAACAACTGATTTGTAGACATTTCACCCCATAGAGTGAGAGTTTATACACAGACAATTATAAGCTTGAcagtggtttatttattttttttcttttaaagtttgTTTTACCATctgaattaaataaaaacaaaaaggtgaCAATTTTTATAAACAGGAAAATGTATTTCATATAGTACAGAAAGCAATAGTTTTGCTTTCTCTCCTTTGGCCTTGGGTTagggagaaagaagaagaaaaaaaaaaaaaacagacaaacaaacacaaacacTAATTACAATACAAGTTGCAGTTTCCATACACTGATCTTTCTGGCATGTACATTTCAATAAATCTTACACCAGAACAATTAGAAGCAATAACAATGAGTGTATGTGATGCTGTCAATTTTCATCCATAATATACATTTGTGAAAAAGTAGGTTGTATGTATCGTCACCAATTCTAATTAGATATATCCACTTTATATTTTATACTACTGCTATTgacatgatttacattttaaataaatgtagcaAGGCATTATGAAATTACACCCCTTACATGTTTTATAAATATCTTTTAGACATGAATAAAGTCTTTAAGTTAGACACAATCCAGCTTTCAAAAGTCTCATTTATGAATAATGTCCTTTTAGAGAAAGTAGTCTCTGGCTCTGCTGGAAATATTTGATTATGGTAGGTTGTCTAGtacagcatattattattagtagcaggTGGTGTCTCCAGCTACACAGGTTTAAATGGACAagaaacccaaatgtattctttaacgattctgatagaacatacatattaaaaaaaaaaccctttacaatttacttctattatcaattttgcttcattctcttggtatcctttatagaaggagcagcaatgcactactgtgagcgaGCTGAACAAATCAGAAAGCCAATGACTAGGCAAAaatgtacagtcaccaatcagtagctagctcccaggtcctggaaaactaagcaaattatagaatagaagtaaaattggaaagttgattcaaattgtatgctctatgtcaggggtcagcaaccttgggccctcagatgttttggaactacatttcccatgatgctcagacagcctaaagagtgtctcagcatcataaGAAATTTAGTTCCAAAATATCTGGGGGGCCAagattgctgacccctgctctgtgtgaaccatgaaagaaaaaggtttcttgtccctttaagagaaacactTCACTCCTTTTTAATGTTATCCAGCGTAGGCCCACCAGACTTTGGTTTTTTGCTTTgatgtgtttttgtatgttttgAAAGGTGATCACTCCTCATAAATCTCTTCCCACACTCCTGGCAACCAAAACGCTTTTCTCCAGTATGTGTCCTAAGATGCCTCTGCAATTCATCTGATCTGGTGAAACTTTTGCCACAGAACATCCAGTTGCATATGAAAGGTCTCTCGCCAGCATGCCAACGTAAATGCGCCTTAAGGTGCGACGTTTTCCCATAAACTTTTCCACAACCAGGAAGATGACAGACATGGAGTTTCTTTTTTCCTGGTTCCTCATTGCCTGGAGAAGCCTGACAGTTTGGACACTTACATCTCCTGCAACGCCGGGTTGTGCTAAGGAGGGTTTTGGAGGTACTCTGGAGTAGTGCTGCAAGTTGAGGTTGTGGTCCAACGACCAACGGGCTTGTCAAATGGAAGGAATGAAGATTATTAGGATTGGTCTGTTGCAAACTCCACCATGTTTGTTCATCCATGTGTCTGGACCCCAAATGCCTTTGAGTCAAAGTGGTAGGACCCTGCATAAAACCTGAAAAGTCTTGAGCCATGGAATTTTGGTCCTGGAAATGATATGCAGTGTTGGTCTGCACTTGTGGAGCCAACATTTTCACAGGAGATAAATCAAAAGTGTAAGCAGTGGGGTCTGCTGGAGGGGTTAGCGGTAAATCATGTGATCCTACAGACTGCATGTGACCAGGGTACTGCACTTTAGGAACACCAAAAGCAACTGAATGAGTACCCATTCCTGTGTTGGGAGGAATGTCATTACTCCAAATCTGAAACATTCCTGCGTCGTACGAGGGCTGTGGATATTCCGGTGGATTATGTCTGGCTGTTACGACTGGACCACAGGTGGAAGCAACAAATGACAATGAAGGAATCGTTCCTGTGTCTGGGGAAGTGCTAGGAGTTCGATCCtattttttttgagaaataaaataaaaaagtatttaggaGATTTATATAgcattaactaaaaaaaaatgtaaacaaataatgagatctaaattaaaaaaataataataaaaatagttgtATTGACTTTTATTCACCCAGTGTAAAACAAACACAAATCTGAGGAAGGGAAGACTGTCCTCAAAATGCTAGAAAAGGCTCAAGTGTGTAATTTTCTATTACTTCTGAGTTATAAAAGGATTTTGTCAGTCTGGTCTGATATGGTAGAAGTCAGAATGTGGAGCCTTTTGATTAAATTTAAGTAATGAGAATGGATGAACTTTGCTATATAAAtagaaagtcaaattaaactttaatgcaattttaagagactttccagtttacttcaataattgtaaatacattaaaaagcatacctaggtaggctcagaaacagcaatgcactacagggagcttgcgggcgattggtggctacacatatgcctcttgtcattgactcaccagatgagttcagctagctcccattagtactTTTCTGCACAGACATAAAATATAAACGAATAAGAAAATGctttaaacacattttctttttgcactttatatccctttaatggtgcaACAGTTTGTTTAGCAGGTTATTACCAACCTACATATAACACCACAATGAATGATAAAACCTTTGCTACAATATACGAACTGACTGCTGGAGTACACCTCTGCTAATTAGTTACCAGATGGAGCTGCCTACAACTTAGGTTTATTTGCATCAGTAGTATATTGTGAAAAAATAAACTAACGCGGTTTATATATAGCAGAAAGCAGTAATTTGGTCAGAGCAATAAAATGTCCCACTTCATATAATATAAACTGTTATATACTTGATACTTCGGTATCCGACTCTTTGGACTAAATCAGCTTTCAaaccaatataatataaatacataggtaatggTCAATTCTCACACATATACAAACTCACTGCAGTTTACCAATTGCTAATAACTACTACACTGAAATTTTAAATATACTGTAGCTAATAGCATCATTAaactatcagtgtgtgtatatatatatatatatatatatatatatatatatatatatatatatatatataaaaatgtcttgcTGTATTGCAAATGAGAGGTAGAGGAGTACTATGGGTCATATTATGCAATATGGCTATAAGCAAATTAAGAATGGTAAACAGTTCTAGATAAGAATGCTTTGTTAGACAcaaagatgaatatatatatagcctAATACTATAACTATGGATGCAATGTGGCCCCGGGGCCTTTATTTGGACATGCACGAATAGtgaccaatgggaatagtttcagttcccactgagctgcaccaataggttaagatgatctgtgacccactaggtatcaatcatgtgtcaaccatgtgatatgcatagcaggcaggcggaaagtcagaaaccaaaaaataaaaaaaataaaagaaaattgtgctgaagcagggacacacctacacactgctgccgacacactagtgtgtcccgacacacagtttggaaagcactgctctaaagtATGAGAAATGAATTGATCACACATTTGTATCCGGATACTAATAATGATCGCTTAGGGACAGGAAGCAAATAAGGACAAAAATAAGTCTGAACATATAgaaaataaaacagtaaaaaaacgcGCTCCCTGCTGTAATGATCGGACTTTACCGCGGACTGTGTGTACATCTGTAAGACTGCTCAGCCGTATGCACCCACAAGTCTCAATGCAACTGCACTAATCCATGAGCAATACAATCTGCTAATAATGATCCCCAGTATAAGTACTCATAAAACATCTACAAACTTTTTATTAGTTTTCTGCGGGACGATTTTATACTTTTTGAATGATACAAACGCATGTGCTCTGtatttgacaaatacacaataattaGCAAAACACCTGAGAACACCGCAATTGGTCCGGGTTTTCCTCATTTGGAATCCGAGTCTCACAATGTCTAACTTACCTGTAAGAAAGCTTGCAAATGGTTCTCTCTCTGCAGCGCCAATGAAGCCATGAGGGTCACTTTTACTGAGAATGAGGCAGTTTAAAGGATCATATTCCTAACATCCAGGTAAGAATGCTCAGAGGGCAATGAAAAGATGTGACTTCTCCAGCTATATCTCCAAACTAACTGCAACTGTTTGATCCTCTACTGGGCAAACTTTTTTTCTGACTCCCCCTACAGCCAATCAGGAGTATGTGTTTGAATTGTCTTTGAAGTGAGGAAGCTAACCAATCATTAAAATAGATTGAACCAGTTTCAAAGTGGGGTCTAGttgaattttcctttaaatgcaCAGACCCCCTACTGAGGTGTTCTGTTATGTATGCAAAGGGATGACTCTGTTATCAGGATGTAtagagaggtttttttttgttgggggatCTTGTTTTTATCTCTTTCAAATGTGTAGTGAGATAGATGCTGGGCAGATTTGTGAGAATTAATTAAAGGGCTTTATTTGTCCAGAAAACATGACTCCTTGATACACTTAAAGGAGCTACACAGCACAAGGTGGTTTCATTAGtgttagccatatatatatataaaatataaattatttcctCTCCAATTAAGATGCATATGGCAATACACATCAGGGAAACATCTGTTTGCTCTGGCAAATCATTCCCAGTGTAAGTTAAAGTGACACTTCAATCAGATGATGAAAGACTATATATGCATTAATTTCAAAATGTGTTAATTCTGAATGTTTTATCTGTAgtatttaaaattctatttaataaCAATCCTTATTGATTTTAGCATCTCCTAGAAGGCATAACAATGTCCTCATACTATCGAGGGGGCATCTTGTAGGAAAAGTGCTTCATAAGTTAAACACAAAACACTCTTTCACATGACTGATTAATAAGTTAAGCACAATTTAGTGTGTAGCTCATGGTAACAACAAacaatttgagatttttttttatatatacaattttttgttaaatgtaattaactttgcaatatagtttcattatttcttttgtccccctttcatgtaattttatctctgaaattgagcagtttctaattctcagaacttgaaatgcacctgctgacttatcaagactaaccctgctacacatatgTCCCCAATATGATTTATCAGATAACAGCAAAAcaatactttatactaactttgacAGTTTTTAGGGCTATTGTCTTtggactaaagtccagattggtTTATTGAAAAAAGGCAAATGGAGGGTGGGGTTTTGTTATTGGAAAATAATCATtgttaaaaggatgttaatttgttttaaaaactttaaaacttgtctgatatgttattctatagcaacacaataaaatatattgtatttacaatgtgtttactgtccctttacatacctcccaacatttcaaaattcaaaagagggacacccccccccccccgcggcaaaaaattgacatgtggtgggcggggcttaaaaaatcataagaccaaagtaatataaataaaattctaaataaagtcatagattttaatacacttaggcagcaaatcaaacacaagctcaaaccactggtatggctatgtgagctatgtatttaattatcctttgcaaagacattgctaaatatttttatcttaattggacatttaataataaattctttaaaactgctctctgctttccccatttatattctaaattctggcctttaaagtcagcaaaaatgcacagtagcacactacatagaatacacttacacatgcagatacacacacacactacatagcatacacttatacatgcagatacatacacacactacataatatacacttatacatgcagatacacacacactacatagcatacacttatacatgcagatacacacacactacatagcatacacttacatatgcagatacacacacactacatagtatacacttatacatgcagatacacacacacacacactacatagtatacacttatacatgcagatacacacacacacacactacatagcatacatttatacatgcagatacacatacacacactacataatatacacttgtacatgcagatacacacacactacatagcatacacttatacatgcagatacacacacacacactacatagcatacacttacatatgcagatacacacacacactacatagtatacacttatacatgcagatacacacacactacatagtatacacttatacatgcagatacacacacactacatagtatacacttatacatgcagatacacacacactacatagtatacacttatacatgcagatacacacacactacatagtatacccttatacatgcagatacacacacacacactacatagcatacacttatacatgcagatacacacacacacacacacacactacatagcatacacttacacatgcagatacacacacacactacatagcatacacttatacatgcagatacacacacattacatagcatacacttatacatgcagttacacacacactacatagcatacacttacacatgaagatacacacacactacatagcatacacttatacgggcagcatacacttatacatgcagatacacagacactacatagtatacacttatacatgcagacacacacacactacatagcatacacttacacatgcagatacacacacactacatagcatacacttacatatgcagatacacacacactacatagcatacacttatacatacagatacacagacactacatagtatacacttatacatgcagacacacacacactacatagcataaacttatacatacagatacacacacacacacacacacacagttatgggtacagatagacacacacactacattcattgtatggggtcctgggttggcaagcacattagctgacagtctgcggctgccactgtttgttaccctggtattagcactgctcattgtataaaactgaaggcatgctagtattatccccaggggttagacatcatcactaccagaggtaggttagagaggtcacctttagagtgtatacagccttcttactcctgcttaacccacacaccattccttttccacagggaaacaggtatctaaccctgtgagagcaaagccagctgcttctgagtatgggcccaacagaataaaaaaaaaaaaataaaaaaaaaatgcctggggcaaatcggacagatggctagcaactcgggacagacccctaaaatctggactgtcccgcgaaaatcgggacagttggggggtatgccttTAAACACATGGGCAACTTCCCCCAAAAAACTAAAACTACAAAGGGTATCACTGAATTTTCAAGTAGACTCTAGACATAAACATATAACTCTGGTAAAAAACATGGCTATGTCCCCCCAGtagttttaaaaacatttccatATATTACCTTgcagtttatttattttactcCAAGCTGAGAATTTATATTAAAAGAAAAcgtaacgtgtgtgtgtatattgtgcctGCACTTGAGTGACTTGCAAGCTAATTTGCTGTATGCATTGACCAATAAGAGTCATTTTAGGTCTTAGGTTAGCCACCAATTTTCTAGTGAAATAAACACACTGAAGAGTATTTTTTGTCAGCAATATATGGAAAGTCTATTTAAAGgtacagataatacaattttaaacaacttcccaattttcttctattatttaattaatttaatttgcttccttctcttgttatcctttgctgaaagttttatctaggaaagctcaggagcagcaaagaacctaggttctagctgctgattgcatatatatatatatatatatatatatggactgccATtggctcagtagtgcattgctgctcattcaacaaagcatgccaagagaatgaagacaaattggtaataggagtaaattagaaagttgtttaaaattgcattctctctctgaatcatgaaagaaaacaaatttggcTTTCATATCTTAAGCATCATGCTTTGACCGGATTGTCCCATTTCTAATTAGAATGCTCTTTTACAATTGAATGCTGTTTTAGAGATACTGAGATTTCGTTAGTTACATTTATGCATAAAGGAGCACAAAAGaccatttctttatatattttttagtatattCCAGCTGTTATGTATTGCATTGATTTAAAAGTAATAATGCAATGTTCAAATGACAGATTAAAATGCCCAAACTCTGCAaatattttgttgttttatttttaatgtatttatattagcATTGTTTTATTGATAGTGTTTACTTTTCATGTTAACTGCAA
Proteins encoded in this region:
- the LOC128652030 gene encoding transcription factor Sp5-like, translating into MASLALQRENHLQAFLQDRTPSTSPDTGTIPSLSFVASTCGPVVTARHNPPEYPQPSYDAGMFQIWSNDIPPNTGMGTHSVAFGVPKVQYPGHMQSVGSHDLPLTPPADPTAYTFDLSPVKMLAPQVQTNTAYHFQDQNSMAQDFSGFMQGPTTLTQRHLGSRHMDEQTWWSLQQTNPNNLHSFHLTSPLVVGPQPQLAALLQSTSKTLLSTTRRCRRCKCPNCQASPGNEEPGKKKLHVCHLPGCGKVYGKTSHLKAHLRWHAGERPFICNWMFCGKSFTRSDELQRHLRTHTGEKRFGCQECGKRFMRSDHLSKHTKTHQSKKPKSGGPTLDNIKKE